Proteins found in one Magnolia sinica isolate HGM2019 chromosome 5, MsV1, whole genome shotgun sequence genomic segment:
- the LOC131245337 gene encoding shaggy-related protein kinase eta-like has product MGDDEEISASVIEGNDPVTGHIISTTIGGKNAEPKRTISYMAERVVGTGSFGIVFQAKFLETGETVAIKKVLQDRRYKNRDLQLMRSMDHPNVISLKHCFFSTTSKDELFLNLVMIGFTTQQYVPETLYRVLKHYCNANQRMPLIYVKLHTYQIFRGLAYIQSVPGVCHRDVKPQNLLVDPLTHQVKLCDFGSAKILVKGEANISYICSRYYRAPELIFGATEYTTSIDIWSAGCVLAELLLGQPLFPGESAVDQLVEIIKVLGTPTREEIRCMNPNYTDFRFPRIKSCPWHKVFHKRMPPEAIDLASRLLHYSPSLRCTALEACAHPFFDELREPNARLPNGRPLPALFNFKQELAGASPELINKLIPEHVRRQFGLCFMHPAGT; this is encoded by the exons ATGGGAGACGATGAGGAAATATCAGCATCTGTTATCGAGGGGAATGATCCGGTCACTGGCCACATCATTTCCACTACAATCGGTGGCAAAAATGCCGAACCGAAGCGGACAATTAGTTACATGGCAGAGCGTGTTGTGGGTACTGGATCATTCGGAATTGTCTTTCAGGCTAAATTCTTGGAGACTGGAGAGACCGTAGCTATAAAAAAGGTCTTACAGGACAGACGGTATAAAAATCGAGATTTACAATTGATGCGTTCAATGGACCACCCAAACGTGATCTCTTTGAAACACTGTTTCTTCTCAACCACGAGCAAGGACGAGCTTTTCCTCAACTTGGTCAT GATTGGGTTTACAACCCAACAATACGTCCCAGAAACTTTGTATCGGGTTCTGAAGCACTACTGCAATGCAAACCAGCGGATGCCACTTATCTATGTGAAACTTCATACATATCAAATTTTTAGGGGCCTAGCTTATATTCAGAGTGTACCTGGGGTTTGTCATAGGGATGTGAAGCCTCAAAATCTTCTGGTGGATCCTCTTACCCACCAGGTCAAGCTTTGTGATTTTGGAAGTGCAAAAATTCTGGTCAAGGGAGAAGCAAACATATCGTACATATGCTCTCGCTACTACCGTGCTCCGGAGCTTATATTTGGAGCGACCGAATATACAACATCAATTGATATATGGTCAGCTGGTTGTGTTCTTGCTGAACTGCTTCTTGGCCAGCCGTTATTTCCTGGAGAAAGCGCAGTGGACCAGCTGGTTGAAATCATCAAGGTTCTTGGTACTCCAACTCGGGAGGAAATTCGTTGCATGAATCCTAATTATACTGATTTTAGGTTTCCTCGGATCAAATCTTGCCCTTGGCACAAAGTTTTCCATAAACGAATGCCTCCAGAAGCGATCGATCTTGCTTCACGTCTTCTCCATTACTCGCCTAGTCTTCGCTGCACTGCGCTAGAGGCATGTGCACATCCCTTTTTTGATGAACTCCGGGAGCCCAATGCTCGCCTGCCAAATGGCCGCCCCTTACCTGCTCTCTTCAACTTTAAACAAGAACTGGCCGGTGCTTCACCAGAGCTTATCAACAAGCTGATTCCAGAGCATGTTAGGCGGCAATTTGGTCTTTGTTTCATGCACCCGGCAGGCACGTAA